The genome window TAGAATGAAAGTCATAACAAAGTGTCATCCAATACACTGGTGGCTCCAAAGTCAGACAAAAACAATGCAGGTGTAGCAAAATAGACTGGGGCAGTGTCTGTGATTTCTTTCAGTGTAAATAATATTTATAGCAACTGGCTACTTCTAATCAGCGTGACAAAAAGAGAGAAACGATGTGCTTCTTTTCAGTGACACACTTTAAACATACAATTGAACTTTTTTAGGACTCTTCTGGAGACTGTCAGACCTCTTTGGCACAGTTGGTTTCTGGAAAGTGGCTCAAAAAAAAGCAACATCTTTTTAAAGTCGCTTTGTCAAGGATAATTCAAAAACACACCGTATTATCAATGCTGTAATTCAAAGAGGATCTAAAGCCTTGTGGTTTTTGTCGGGTGGAATACATCACTGCCATGAGATTATCCACTTCACTTGTGCCATCTGAAGCATATGCATCCACGATTGCCATGACAACCAGTCTATTTACAGTTCCGTGTGGTTTCTAGAAATACTTCCTTCTCACTCCTCACACATGGATGAGACTAATCTTACATAAAAACACTATCGTCTGTGCCATAAACCACCAAAGTTAGTGGCAGGATGCTCGAAGGAAGCCGCGTCAATTGGATTTTTTTGAAAAGGCAGCAACATGAGAGATTTTGGCATTTAAAACAGGTGAGGAGAATAAAGAATGTTGTACGTGTGTGTCATTGCCAGTCTTTATCACCTTGTGTCCCCTCTACTCCTACCATCTGGTGAGGTCAGCAAAGTGCAATGGTTACCATCTGCTATGTCCACCTGGACGTACTTAGACATggacacagtatatacacacacacacgcacacaactctCAAACTAACTCACCCAAATTTCCGCCATGAGGTTGTCCAAACTTTAGGGTTATCTAAGCGAAGGAAACGCTTCTGAAGAATTCTCGCTGGAAATCCGAAACACCAGAGGCTCGCCGCAAAGTGTGTCTAAGTCTTCCCCCGTCACTTTTTTCACAACAGGAGTCAGTCATGCACGCTCAGCACACAGCCCGTGCTGTTTGTCTCAACTCTGGCTTTTGTTCAACTGTCTGCTCCGTGCAAATTACTTTGGGAGTACCAGAGGAGCCACTGAAGCTGTACAGGCTTGGAAATACATGCCTGTTAAGGGCGGGGTAAACACTCACAGGCTCTGTGAATTAGGACTGTAGGGGTCAATTTTGAATATGAAATATTTAATACAGAGTAGAGATTCAGGAGTGAAATTATGCTTTTCACCTTGTTTTAACTCTGAGATATGTACTTTAACAAAAATTGTGTTTTGTAGAATAGATGCATGGATAGAAATGTTTTCAAAATCATGAGGCACAAACGTTTGAATATGGACTTTAACAGATCACACATTTGCTATTTTTTCAACCAAAGAATAGCAATGTGTTGTGTCACTGGTAAATTATTAGCCATTTCCACAACTTTGTGGTAAAATATGACAAGGTGGCTGTGTTGATTGAATGGCTATGAAAATACAAAAGCACATTTTGTTTTGCCTTTTGGGCTTTTGCAGGCAATGTTGGGGACCCTAACACTGTACAGTACATGTGGGCACTTCTCGTTCAACTTAGGTCCTGCAGGTGGCAGTAATGTGTCAATCTGTTGCCAACTGTCAAAAAGAAGTTGCTAATACTAATAACAATGCTAACAAAAAGGCAACATGTTTATCTTATTATTGCTCCCTTTATCTATGCCTAAGACGCAAGGAAACGACTATCAGGTTGTCATtcaaagaaaaacaatctgaCTTTTTTGTGTTCATTGGCCCTTTAAATTCTGCCTAGCAGCAAGTGGCCAACAAAACGTGATTTTAAGAATCAAGGCAGTTCTATTAATCATTCTTGCTTTCTACATTATTTGTAAAACTTTACGATGTATTCCTAATGATTCATGTTACAGTAGTACCTCGAGTTATGAGCTTAATTCTGTGATGCATCTGTTAACtccaaacacttgtatctcaaatcaacttctcccatttaaattaattgaaatcaattggtGATTGCCGCcccaaaacaacacatttttaacaTACACTATAAgaaaaactaactaactaacttttatattagaaatattgtgtaaaaatgtactactaacaactagagTAGTAGTTTaaaaataatgtacagcatttactttggagagtgTACTTTTTCGATTTCTCCTTTCAGATGTTTCTCTGTTTGCAGCAGCCTCTCCACATTTTCATGGATTTACGTTCGTCtttaagatattattttaacatccttggctggtgtTATCtggtcattctgcttcagtatggtgcagactagcggtGATACGCTCAAAGTGCTTCACCATGTCGACTATACGCTCTGTCatattgatgatttctttctttaatttaatgaatatcatccattgtttcttctcagcactgtccttcaaactcactttcttcctttccaTGATAGAAAAACAAATGGATGTCGATCTCTAGTGCTcacgagtaagaccagatgtttagtgcagatcttacagggttcacagTGACATTTGCTACACTAACGAATGGCGGGGATCCTTTCAAGACACATTTTTGTTTGCAACTTAAagtataacaattagccgagagacaccTTATATGTCAAAACACActtaagttggggcactcttaatTTGAGGTAACACTCATTGTGTCTGCAAAAAATTAtcttaaatgcaaaaaaaaatgttttttttaaataacactaTGTGCCCTATTGTTTCATTTACATAAACCTTGAAGTCAAATATATTAATACAGGTGATGCCTTATCTATTGATCATACCAACAGTAACTTACAATGTCTGCCCAGACCCAATATTTATGTCCCTGGCAGCAGCAGGGACAGGACACATGTGCTGTGTGACTGATAGGCAACAAGTGCTACTCTGGCATGTCACGCGGCTGCTGTTATCAGAGAAGCCAGAGTCATTGAAACAAAAAATGCAACTGTTGGGATGGTGATGCATCGTCACATTATTTGGGTTTCATTAAACAATCCTAAATTAAACAAGCAGCAGATAAATATATTTCTGAATTATCTTGGTTATCTGTCTTCAAATGCAGGACATGTGCCACTGTGCAGAAAAAGTCCACAGGATTTTAACTTTTAAAACTATTAGGCCTTAAAACATTGTAGGACATCTACGTTATTTACTTATATCCCTTTATATAACTGGTTCCTTAGGTAAAGGTTACAAAAAAGTGACTTCCCATCTACTTTCAGGATCTAAAGGCCTTAAATGGAAGCAGGACTCCCCTGTTTATTCTTACTTGAGATCTCTTGCCACTGACAACCACAAATGATACATCAGGTATACATCTTTTGCTGCTATGAATGAAAGCTGTTGGTTTTGTGGTCAGTTTGAGATATTTCAGTTTTCAACACATTTATAGTAGGTTTGAATGTTTTTACACTTACCCACTTTCCTGTAGCACCTCACTAGGATCTTGGGCTGTTTCTGGGGTTTCTGCAGTTGGGTTTTTTTCAGGTTTATCCTCTGGATGCTCAGCGTTTGTCTTCTCTGATTCTAGATGCTCAGTTGTCCTCTCAATTTCATCAGATAGCTCCTTCGCTGTTGATTCAGAGAGCTGTATGACCTCATCTTTGATTTTTGCTGGTTCTTCAGGCTCGGCTTGATGCACAGCAATTTCTGGGCTACTTTCTGGCACTGGATGCTCTTCAGGGGGCTCCTCTTTTATTTCTCTCGGCTCCTGTGTCTGCTCGTGAAGTTTATGAGGTTCTGCAAGATCTACGTCAGGATGTAGCGTGTTGATGGCTGTATTTTCCTGAGTGATCAGCTCTGGTCCCAGAGGAGCAGCTACCTCCTCAGTCGGAGTGACAAACTCCTGTTGAGGAGACTCCAGAGAAGGGAGGGGTCTGAGGAAACAATGTGAGAGAAGAAGGGAGTGTTGGGAGAATAGTTTCGATTTGCACCACATGTAAAAGAAACGACTGACAaataacaaatgtttgtgtttgtcaAGGTAGAGCAGTCTGTTTCTGTGTTTTTAACAAGTGCCATATATAAAAGtgagtgtgcgtgagtgtgttggTGCGCAATGTCAAACCGTGTGTGTTGCATGAAAGAGTGGGGGGAAAAAGCCCCATTCTAGTTGTGGAGCGATGTCGCAGCTGATGTCATCTTTTCAATATAAAGGGCTGCATTACTTCCAGTAGGCCTCAACATCTGCCCCAAGCTGCACTGCTCCAGTCAACACAAAGTGCAGCAGTGTGCTTACCTCCTCATTCATATTCATTGTGAGCCGCTCTCTTCAACAACACTCTAAACAAGGGTTCGACATGGTGTCACTGGAGGACTACAAACAAGTGAAGCCACACTAACAACTTTAAAGTACTTGGCAATAGTTTTAAAGACATTTGTCTatgtaatatataatgtataatctGTATTTTTCCAGTGGTTCTTTATTGTTGAAAAGTTCAATGCACCCAAAAAGTAGtcatttcattaggtacacattgcACCAATATATCTTCAATATCAAAAAATGTGTGGCTTAACAATTGCAATAATGGTCATTTAATATTAAACGGGACCTATGATGAATattaatttacatttaaaaacactaCCCTTGTTTACGAGATAATATTTACCAGTATTGGATATGCGTTGGTGTAAATTTGGCTCCAGTCACTTGTATAACCTGTTTTGAGTCTGTCTGGAAAATGTTCTGATTGTGGAAACGTTCCCATGCAGATTGCAAATTAAATCACACTCTTTCCTCTCCAAAAGCAATCctaatttatttttgaaaatgttcttTGTTTCAATATACATCTCGAAGTCATCGCCACTATTCTTTTTCAGACATGGTCAAAAATAAACTTTGTAAACATTACATACATTCACCTGGTTAGGGTACATTAGGTATACCCGCACACTCGCCAATTGATTCAGAGagtgcattttaaaaaatcagtTTCCTGccgcatttatgtcactgcatgtagcACATTGGTGATATTATGCACATGACACGTTTAgatgaaaattattatttttcttaccATTTTGTGTTTACTAATGGCCTGAAACTTTGGCTGAGAGCTTGATTTAATGTCTAAATGAGTATGTCcaccagactgcaaaaccccgtaAACAGAGGCATACAAACCAAAATACATTACCTCATGCTTTGACACCTTAGCATTATTTACCATGAGTATCCAACATTACACAAGACACAATTCATCATAGTCTCCCTTTAACTGTTATAGTTATTTAACAATAAGTGTATCATTGTAATTGTAGTTAGCAGGGATGTTAACAGCTGTTTATAACAGTTCATATTTCTAAACATACCGTATAATAACATACATGGTAGCAATATTATCTTTGTAGGAACAGAGGTTTTGATGTAACGCTTGTACTGGACTATATTGTGAGCAGTGAGCCTATATTCTCAGTTCGCTGTACGATTGTCTTGAGTAGATGATAATTAAAAATATTATCGTCACAAGGTTAACCCATGAAATGCATATACTGTAACTTTTGTTTACTCTCTCACCATCAGAACTAAAACTCAATTCATAATTCCTTTAAACATAACTGAAGTTAGTTTAGCAGTTTTTTTTCAAGCTGCTACATctcttgtaaagtcattttgctTCTTTAGTAAAAATACATGAACACATTTAAATGCCCCCTCATGCTCTTGTGTTTACCTTATGTATGTTCTCTCTTGTTCAGTCTGAGGGTCAGAAGCAGCTTCTCTTAGAGCGTGTATCCAGTTTGTATCTGGTTCTTGTGCCGTGAGTCCAAAAGGAGAGTTCTCTGACACATGTAAAGACCCAGACTTGCAGGCTGGGGTTTGTATCACCTCAGTTGGTGGATTTGGCAGGGAGATGTGATCATGAAGTTTGTCAGAATGGGAAAAGTCTGCCTGAGAGACCGATGTAACATCTTCTTGGCTGGGTGTATCTGTGGCTTTGGTGGGTTGTGGCTGGataattgtgtcattttccatatttttcaaaAGAGCAATGTTGCTATTAGAGTGGCAAGACGCATTTTCGGTGATGTTTTCAGACTGTTCTGAAACATCAATTGATCCTGGGTCTTTGTCTTTCATAACCTCATCTTTGTCGATTGCTTTATTGTCTATTACTTTTATCTCCCTACTGCCCACTGCCTGGAAACCATCATTTTCTTCATCTAAAGCTGCATTGTTTCCTCTTGCAGTCTCATCTACATGAGGTCCGTTTATGGCCTTTTGTGCTACTGGACCATTTTGTGTGGCTGAGCTTTTATTGGAGCATTGCGGCTCAAGAGACTCACATACTGTATCCGGTATTTTACACCCTTCAGTTTCACTCTTGTGGGTTTTCACAGCCTGAGCAGCACTGTGATGCTTTTCTACTGCACTGCATATTTTGTCAAGCATCTTGTCATCCTGGTTGGCACTTAGACATGAGTCGGTATAAATACCATCACTATTAGTCACAACTTTAGTCAAAACAGAAAAACCTAAAGGTAAAATGGCACAATCCTCTGATAAAGAATCAACAGAAAGAGTGCTTTCTATAAAGGCCAAATGGTTTTCCTGTAGGTCCGCAGAAGAATCTGATTGGTTGCTTTCTGGCTGACCTTCACTATCCACACAATTCAGCAATTCATTGTCATGCATTAAATCTGGTCCTGCCCCCTGTATTCCCAAACCAGAGTTTTTATTATTACTCACCTCTTGCTGTAAGGGTGTTTCTGTTTGCTCTAAACTATTTTGTCCAGTAGTGCCTCCAGAATCATCAATCTTGTCAACACCTAGAATTACCTGTGCTTCCTTCTTCTCAACTTTTGCCAGAGCTACCACTTCCTGAGTGGTATTGTTGTCACCACTTAACAAATATTGCCCTTCCGTTGTCTCAAAAGACCCTTTGTTTCCTTTTACAAGCTCTGGAATTACAAAAGCAGGCGCTTGAATCGGTTTACTTTGGCTATTTGCCTTTCCTTCCTCTTCAAATGTGTCCACACCACTACCTGTCATTCCATCCGTTGAATACTTGGATCCCAAACTTTGCTCCTGTTGCTTCTCTTTTTTAGCCAAATTGCTAATTTCAATGTTTGAAAAGGAACCCATTGATGTGTCGTTGTTGTCCTTACGCTCCTTTTCTTCTGTTAAAGTCTGGTTGGAAATATCACCAAGTTCACactttcctgtttcctgttcagCATCTTTATTTGACGCTTTACTCTGTTTTGTCATCGCATTGCCGGTCTGCAGTTTGCCGCTCTCTTCTTTTTTCTTTCCATTATCATGCTGCTGATCTTTCTCACAGAGTGACACAGAAGTTTGGTTAGCCATGTTCTGTTTCTCTTTGATACCGCACAGTTCAATTGTATTACAAGGCTTGTTAGAGATGAGGGTGCGGTCTACTTTATCTTGGATCATTACATCATTTGCCAGTACACATTCAGCTCCAGGAGGTTGTTTTTCCTCTTGTAAAATTGTAATTTTATCATCAGCTGTCAAAGAGGTGATAAACTCAACAGCATCCTTTCTATTCGCCTGTGTCAAACCGTTTTTTTCTGCTCCACCATTATTTTCTCTGTGTTCCTTATCCTTTGCCGAATACATACCGGTATATGTCTTATTGACCAAGCTATCGTCACAGTCAGGAAGCGTAACATCACATCCATCGACCACCTCCAAGTGACTCAACATTGGGCCGGTCGGCTGCAGCATCAACAGAGGATTACTGGCACATTGCTTACTAACAGGAATTGACTGCTCAGGGGCTGCCACCTCTGATATTTCTGACTCATCCCTTATTAGTTGAACAGGTGCCTCAGACTTTCGGTCTATCCTAGATTCAATTGGATCTATGCTAGATAGTGCATGAGTGGGTAGTTTATCAATCTCGGGTGGAGGCTGACAGCTGAGATCCCTGGGCTTTGTCTGAGGAGGGACTGAACAGCTCAACACCCCAGTTTCAGCATTTGAATTGCCATCCGTCTCGGTTGAGAGCTGTATGTCAGGTGACTCAGTAAATACATAATCTATAGGCTTACAGGAAACATTGCTGGCTGCAGGCACACAACTTGAACATTCTATTTCATCGACCATACACCCGTCACTTTTTATCTCCTCAGGCATATCAAGTTTGTGTGGTTCTATGCTGTCCATATTAAGCTCACACTTTTCCCTCACCTCCTCCTGTTTTGTTGACACCTGATCAGGATTTTTGTTTGGGTGCTCAACAATTGACTTGGTTAAATTGTCTGGTTCTTGATGGTCACCAATCAACATCTCTGGTTCTAGGTGCTCTGTTGTCGTCTTACTTTGTCCAGAGGACTCCTTAGATGGTTCATCAAATTCTACTTCATTCTTGGCGACTTCTATGGGCTCCTCTGTGTTTTTTGCTGGTTCTGTTAGCACTATGGTTTTTTCATGAAGGCCACCATGTTCTGTATTAGTAAGATTGTTTCCAGTTAGTCTTTGAGGGGATTTTAAGCTGTTTTCACTTGTTGGATGCATTTCAGCATTCTTGGTGCTATCTTCTACATCTAAGTCAATAATAGTCTTCTCCGGCTTTGGTGTATCTCCTGAGCTATGATTAGGTGCATCATTCTTGGTAGATGTTGCCTCAGTGCAGATTTCTGGCTTCTTTAAGCTGAAGTAGTCTTGGAAAATGTAGCTGGCCTCAGCAACAGGATGATGCAAACTTTCATGTACTATCAATGGAGGCAACGAAGCACATCCCAGTACTGGCATTGACATGTTTCTCACCTCTACAGTGGCACTTTGATCTTCTTTCACGTCGTCTGCAAAGCGAACTCTATTCCTTCCTTCACTTTTATCACATGCAGACTTACCCTCACTCTGAACCACACTGTTGGTTTGGTTCTGAGCCTCTTCTTGAGTCTTGCTTGCTTTCTCAGTTGTTTCAGGATGCACCTGTTGATTGTTGCTTTCTGAAGTAAGTGAAGTCTCAGTGGTGGCTGACTCTTCACGAGAGAATCCCAAAGTAAGTGGCTCCTCTGTATTCAGATTGTGTTGGACGCTTTCTCCGCTTGCTTTATTGCTTTGTTCCCTGCGAGGTGATAAAAGTGAAAATGCTGCAGTAAGCTCCTCCTCAGTGCACAGGCTCTCTGTGGCAGAAATGACCGTTTCGCCCCTGCACAGTGACTTCAGACATGACTCGGCAACATCGGTGGGAGGACGCATCTCTGTCTCAGCGGCCGACGCCCCTCTAGCAGCCCCCTCCGGAGGGCTGAATAAACTGCACTCTGCCACTCCTCCCTCCACGCCTGCAGCACTATCATTCAGATGATCAGCACCAGCAAATATCCCATGGGGTGAATAATCAAAATTGCTTTCCATCCAGAGTGTCTCCTTTTCTTTGTCGCCCTCTTCCGCTGGAGAGATATCTGCTTCTGCATTGCTCGTCTCTCTCCGTCCTTTAGCACAACTCTCAGCAGAAGTGTGTGGCATTTTGCTTTCTTCACTCACAGCCTGTGTGTCTTTGTTTGAGAGGCCAAATGAGCCACAGACAGCAGAGCGCTGAGAGGTACTATCCAGGAACCTTTTTCTCTCTCCGTTCCCTTCTGGATCTCTCTCTCCTTTTCCGATGGTTGCAATGGGCTCAGTAGCTACTCCCTCTAATGATTCATAGCTCACGGTTTCTCCCTCACTTTTTATCACTTCTCGCATCGTGGGTGTTGTTAGTGGCAACGCAGCTGCCTCCACTAAAGCATCTTCAATGGTCCTCTCAGCGAAACTCTCTCCCACACAAACTCGGATACTGGAAAACGAGCTGTCCAGTCTGTGTATCTGTGCTTTAGTGGTAACATTATTCTCATGTGCTTGTGTATCTAATTCATTATCTGAAACATCAGCTGTAGTTTGAACATGTGTTAGATTTTGTATATTTTGCATGCTGTTATTTTTGCCACATTGAGCATCTGTTATACTTTGGTTATCGAACGTATTCAAGTGTGTGGGAACATGGTTAAATAGGGATGAACAAGTTAAGTCCTGCTGGTTAGGAGAAGATGATTGGGAGGTGTTTGGTTTTTCCTTGCACCAAAAGTCATCATTAGGCTGTGCTCCACACGTCATAGTGTCTGTGTCTGTCACTGAATGCGCACTGAGATTCCCTGTATTTATAAGATGGAAGGCCTGTAATTCATTTTCAGCTTGTCTGGCCGTCCTGGTCTCCGCTTCAGTTTCGTTGTTCTTCtctgcttttttctttttcttgtgctTCTTTTTGTCTCTCTTTTTTGCCTTTTTATTGTCCACAGGCTCACCCTGTGCGCTTCTTACAGAAGATGTTTGTATGTCGTCCTCAGCATAAGTATTTAAACCTGCTTGTTGTTCTAAACGCATTTCCTCAACTGCAGCTTTATCTTGAAAATAAGGTTCACTATACTCACATACTTCTTGAATAGAATTGTTTGTCTTTCGATCAATCTCACTGGGATTGATGTTGCACATTTTTAAGTCTGTACGTTCTACTTTTGCAGCTGTGTCTTCCTCCATTGCCGGTCTATTACAATCTATTGAGCTAATTTCTTCAGAAACTACATTAAAATCAGCACTTAAATTATGTCCCTGCTTACTAAATACAGAATTCTCAGTCACTGCTGGTGTGTCAAAATCAATAGTTGGACTTGTTTGCTTCCGCTGCTCTTCTTTTATTGTTTCTTCTTTTTTAGTTTGTGGATATTTATCCTGGCTCCCAGTTTTTATTTCACTCTCTGTCTCAGGGTTCTCAGCCCCAAGTATGTAGTCCCTGAAACTAAACACAACTGTATCCATATGCCTATCTGTTGTCTCAGTGTTTCCatgtgtatttttgtttatgaGGTTGCTATGTCCAGACTGGTCTTCAACTTGTGGTTGTGATGATGACTCATCATACTTTTTAACAGTTACTTGCCCAGTTTTCCTATCCTCTCCGTTAGACTTTTCAGACTGTGAGCTGATGGGCTCTTTGACTTTAGGAACACTGAGTGAGACCATTTGTTCCTCACATTCCTTGAAGGCTTCCTGAAGCTCCTGGTCGAGTAGCATGCAAAAAGGAGGGGTCAAGGGTTGACCAGCTGGTTGAGGTGTGACAGTGGGCTGAGGTGAGGGTGGGGCATCTGAGAGGAGTGGGTCAGAGGCTTGAGGCCTGAGACGAGGGGTAGGATGACATAGTTACAAGCTGCAGAACTTGCAGACAAACAGCTGGTCATTCCATGATGCCACACAACACTGCTTGTAGTAGACCAAAAGGCTCATGCTCAAGCACTACACGCACACTTGTACACGCACAATGCCAGTTTATGACAAACCCGATACAGTATGTGCATTCTGCCATTAAACATTAAGGGATGTTGCATCAAACCAGTTGGTGTTAATTAGAGTGCAGAAATGTGCTAACGCTAAATATTGTGTTGAAGAGAACAGCATTTTATGTGAAGTACACTTTTAAATGTTACATAATGATGATAATGTATGAAAAAGTATGGGCACGGctggaggtgggggaaataatcgatttttagatgcatctcaATTCGGACATAGATGATTATAAAATGGATTAgcaaacgtcaataatcgatttatttattgtaaataaagtaatgcaggcaGTTAGAAAACTTGGCTGACTGCAGTGAGCCACCTCACCAAGAGATCCGACCAGCCCCTCTGTTTTAGGGCAATTATGTTCCAGTTTAGCGcaaatttccattaatttaacaaatgtgggaattattttactgtttcttattacaaatgcactgtttttttaagttgcaagtgataaaccctTATATAGTGaaactaaaataaatgtaaaactgccttAGTAGATccggtggcgaagttggtagagtggccgtgccagcaatcggagggttgctggttactggggttcaatccccaccttctaccatcctagtcacgtccgttgtgtccttgggcaagacacttcacccttgctcctgatgggtgctggttagcgccttgcatggcagctcccgtcatcagtgtgtgaatgtgtgtgtgtatgggtgaatgtggaaatactgtcaaagcgctttgagtaccttgaaggtagaaaagcgctatacaagtataacccatttataatcgattagttttctgagacccttattttgttagcacaggcatgatggagcggcacttttattgtgaagacaggaactgtgcggttggTGTGTACCCTTTTGACAGCAGGTACCGccagagagtctgttgaaataaaaaaatgttccacACGTTCctgctgttctttt of Entelurus aequoreus isolate RoL-2023_Sb linkage group LG09, RoL_Eaeq_v1.1, whole genome shotgun sequence contains these proteins:
- the tacc2 gene encoding uncharacterized protein tacc2 isoform X5, producing MDTVVFSFRDYILGAENPETESEIKTGSQDKYPQTKKEETIKEEQRKQTSPTIDFDTPAVTENSVFSKQGHNLSADFNVVSEEISSIDCNRPAMEEDTAAKVERTDLKMCNINPSEIDRKTNNSIQEVCEYSEPYFQDKAAVEEMRLEQQAGLNTYAEDDIQTSSVRSAQGEPVDNKKAKKRDKKKHKKKKKAEKNNETEAETRTARQAENELQAFHLINTGNLSAHSVTDTDTMTCGAQPNDDFWCKEKPNTSQSSSPNQQDLTCSSLFNHVPTHLNTFDNQSITDAQCGKNNSMQNIQNLTHVQTTADVSDNELDTQAHENNVTTKAQIHRLDSSFSSIRVCVGESFAERTIEDALVEAAALPLTTPTMREVIKSEGETVSYESLEGVATEPIATIGKGERDPEGNGERKRFLDSTSQRSAVCGSFGLSNKDTQAVSEESKMPHTSAESCAKGRRETSNAEADISPAEEGDKEKETLWMESNFDYSPHGIFAGADHLNDSAAGVEGGVAECSLFSPPEGAARGASAAETEMRPPTDVAESCLKSLCRGETVISATESLCTEEELTAAFSLLSPRREQSNKASGESVQHNLNTEEPLTLGFSREESATTETSLTSESNNQQVHPETTEKASKTQEEAQNQTNSVVQSEGKSACDKSEGRNRVRFADDVKEDQSATVEVRNMSMPVLGCASLPPLIVHESLHHPVAEASYIFQDYFSLKKPEICTEATSTKNDAPNHSSGDTPKPEKTIIDLDVEDSTKNAEMHPTSENSLKSPQRLTGNNLTNTEHGGLHEKTIVLTEPAKNTEEPIEVAKNEVEFDEPSKESSGQSKTTTEHLEPEMLIGDHQEPDNLTKSIVEHPNKNPDQVSTKQEEVREKCELNMDSIEPHKLDMPEEIKSDGCMVDEIECSSCVPAASNVSCKPIDYVFTESPDIQLSTETDGNSNAETGVLSCSVPPQTKPRDLSCQPPPEIDKLPTHALSSIDPIESRIDRKSEAPVQLIRDESEISEVAAPEQSIPVSKQCASNPLLMLQPTGPMLSHLEVVDGCDVTLPDCDDSLVNKTYTGMYSAKDKEHRENNGGAEKNGLTQANRKDAVEFITSLTADDKITILQEEKQPPGAECVLANDVMIQDKVDRTLISNKPCNTIELCGIKEKQNMANQTSVSLCEKDQQHDNGKKKEESGKLQTGNAMTKQSKASNKDAEQETGKCELGDISNQTLTEEKERKDNNDTSMGSFSNIEISNLAKKEKQQEQSLGSKYSTDGMTGSGVDTFEEEGKANSQSKPIQAPAFVIPELVKGNKGSFETTEGQYLLSGDNNTTQEVVALAKVEKKEAQVILGVDKIDDSGGTTGQNSLEQTETPLQQEVSNNKNSGLGIQGAGPDLMHDNELLNCVDSEGQPESNQSDSSADLQENHLAFIESTLSVDSLSEDCAILPLGFSVLTKVVTNSDGIYTDSCLSANQDDKMLDKICSAVEKHHSAAQAVKTHKSETEGCKIPDTVCESLEPQCSNKSSATQNGPVAQKAINGPHVDETARGNNAALDEENDGFQAVGSREIKVIDNKAIDKDEVMKDKDPGSIDVSEQSENITENASCHSNSNIALLKNMENDTIIQPQPTKATDTPSQEDVTSVSQADFSHSDKLHDHISLPNPPTEVIQTPACKSGSLHVSENSPFGLTAQEPDTNWIHALREAASDPQTEQERTYIRPLPSLESPQQEFVTPTEEVAAPLGPELITQENTAINTLHPDVDLAEPHKLHEQTQEPREIKEEPPEEHPVPESSPEIAVHQAEPEEPAKIKDEVIQLSESTAKELSDEIERTTEHLESEKTNAEHPEDKPEKNPTAETPETAQDPSEVLQESGHHPQPVPLPDLSTLTSATPEKTPPASPRLPLSAHSIAQSEDPCPPSAPPCRLLLRSSDSDGAFETPESTTPVKAPADLQSQLPTTDDKVEDNLVKDSSSGLTSDLLCHSTSTVFDEDRPIAASGAYNVELLASESTSQLLTRSLSLQGGELDTSGLSDGSVTKGFRPHSESFSVGTESAPGTLRRPKKARPGSVKKKPLLRQNSNPERPSSTSSTPELIKRVKPQTVTQELEEGDSPSTSPTGTLRNTRKCCVETPPPPVPEENSNTEPEGSLAAPALPLWQEEKNLPSSPPLKEDVPLPPSASYKWDPDNFDSIDPFKTGGSKIANSPVLGRKSPASALIASFPEIPPIAAVRQPSPAAPTEEPPFNPEEQPIVPKRESVRLEFDYAEENSEASHTVSPPPKKVGKKPGVKMPLRKPKLGLKKAHPAQIEQLDNNLKPAHNGNVEEIPISKSSYNFESDKWDDPNFNPFSTKTHISSSPKATESSFSFDHDNSTDPFKSSNKMACSPPKASASFDLSSNEDVENDNDNIGELEDQNQNKPAKKKKTPIKSNTFRVKRSPKKSPLSDPSQDADDPACLQPQDDHATDEEKLASSTSHKWADLNSDQQEFPQPSDLTSFVESSLQSAVQDYEIEYMEKIGSSSPPLSVKKPSLYLQLDSLSDTLKDAHDPNSPCTGSFEEMEAKITAAMKTPTLSSRPGPEGSSGEKGRKREIEALSRTQSTERDEQHRDVSSPSESSVSKNMLYARTAPSYVDGESPHLPKDLDHSLGIAREEVVTKEREVLEWQRKYEDSRLEVAEMRRIVAEYEKTIAQMIEDDQKEKSLSHHTIQQLIVEKDQALADLNSVEKSLADLFRRYEKMKDVLEGFRKNEEVLKKCAQEYLSRVRKEEQRYQALKIHAEEKLDKANAEIAQVRAKSKQEQAAHQASLRKEQMKVDSLERTLEQKNKEIEELTKICDELIAKMGKC